From Candidatus Synechococcus calcipolaris G9, a single genomic window includes:
- a CDS encoding DUF1350 family protein — protein MDWQEVRGNWLLIPPRSRGIIHFLGGAFLAAAPQVSYRRLLEFLAEHRYAIVATPFVNTFDHLAIARDVLTKFEYGLDWLEQRSRCRPGLPIYGLGHSMGCKLQLLIGSTYEVERAGNIFLAFNNYAANQSIPFMENVNVSGMEFIPSPRATERLIEQAYPIRRNLLIRFQNDDIDQTGRLSRILKERFDHMVTTLQLPGNHLTPLGQTLSWQPGAEFSPLDAVGQWLRQGLFPELTQLEQTLIKWLI, from the coding sequence TTGGACTGGCAAGAGGTGCGGGGAAACTGGCTACTCATTCCGCCGCGATCGCGGGGGATCATTCATTTTTTGGGTGGAGCATTTTTAGCTGCCGCTCCCCAAGTGTCCTATCGTCGTCTTTTGGAATTTTTAGCCGAGCATCGCTATGCCATTGTCGCCACCCCCTTTGTCAATACCTTTGATCACCTGGCGATCGCCCGGGATGTGTTGACTAAGTTTGAGTATGGCCTCGACTGGCTAGAGCAACGTTCCCGCTGCCGGCCCGGCCTACCGATCTATGGACTTGGCCATAGTATGGGGTGCAAACTACAACTCTTGATTGGCAGCACCTATGAGGTGGAGCGGGCGGGTAATATTTTTCTAGCATTTAATAATTATGCCGCCAACCAGTCCATTCCCTTTATGGAAAACGTGAATGTCTCCGGTATGGAGTTTATCCCCAGTCCCCGCGCCACGGAACGCCTCATTGAACAGGCCTACCCCATTCGCCGCAACCTCCTGATTCGCTTCCAAAACGATGATATTGATCAAACCGGACGGCTCAGTCGAATTCTCAAGGAGCGGTTTGATCACATGGTGACCACCTTGCAGTTACCGGGCAATCACCTCACCCCCCTTGGACAAACCCTCAGTTGGCAACCGGGGGCAGAGTTTTCCCCCCTAGATGCGGTGGGGCAATGGTTACGCCAGGGCCTATTTCCCGAATTAACCCAACTGGAACAGACCCTTATAAAGTGGTTGATTTGA
- the rsmA gene encoding 16S rRNA (adenine(1518)-N(6)/adenine(1519)-N(6))-dimethyltransferase RsmA, protein MRPRKQLGQHWLRSPRVLGEILGAADLSGGDRILEIGPGTGVLTKPLLAQAQEVVSVELDPRAYGTLTKTLTQPNLHLIQGDILELDLDTLPRGCPDKVVANIPYNITGPILMKLLGTMDAPRRPPFERLILLVQREVADRLTAQPSSRAFGALSLRVQYLATCELICPVPATAFHPVPKVASAVIRLRPHATLPTVKDPRWLDHLIKQGFSTRRKMLATALKPILNPDLVRHCLESLGISIKCRGEDLNLDQWIQLSDVLEPN, encoded by the coding sequence ATTCGTCCCCGTAAACAGCTTGGCCAGCATTGGCTGAGAAGTCCTAGGGTCTTAGGAGAGATTCTAGGGGCAGCCGACCTGAGCGGGGGCGATCGCATTCTGGAAATTGGCCCCGGCACTGGCGTATTAACCAAGCCTCTTTTAGCCCAAGCCCAGGAAGTAGTGAGTGTTGAGCTAGATCCTCGTGCCTATGGCACATTGACAAAAACCCTAACCCAACCCAACCTGCACCTGATTCAAGGGGATATTTTAGAGCTAGATTTAGACACCCTGCCGCGGGGTTGTCCCGATAAGGTGGTGGCAAATATTCCCTACAACATTACCGGGCCGATTTTAATGAAGCTCCTGGGTACCATGGATGCCCCCCGCCGTCCGCCCTTTGAACGTTTAATTCTCTTGGTTCAGCGGGAAGTAGCCGATCGCCTCACCGCCCAACCTAGCAGCCGCGCCTTTGGTGCCCTTTCCCTGCGGGTGCAATATTTAGCCACCTGTGAATTGATTTGCCCCGTACCCGCCACCGCCTTCCATCCCGTGCCGAAGGTGGCATCTGCGGTGATTCGCCTGCGGCCCCATGCCACCCTGCCCACTGTCAAAGATCCCCGTTGGTTAGATCACCTCATTAAACAGGGATTTTCCACCCGTCGCAAAATGTTAGCAACCGCCCTCAAACCGATCCTAAACCCCGATCTGGTTCGTCATTGCCTAGAGAGCTTAGGGATTTCCATTAAATGTCGGGGCGAAGATCTCAATTTAGACCAATGGATTCAACTGAGTGATGTCCTAGAGCCAAACTAG
- the eno gene encoding phosphopyruvate hydratase: MDTAIAAIRAREILDSRGRPTVEAEVELDCGIVGLAQVPSGASTGSFEAHELRDGDPSRYGGKGVLKAVDNINTLIAQQLLDFNSYDQIALDQIMIELDGSANKSVLGANAILAVSLAAAKACAEALGLPLYRYLGGPLANVLPVPMMNVINGGAHAANNIDFQEFMVMPVGASTFQEALRWGAEIFAALSQVLKDQGLLTGVGDEGGFAPNLPSNQAALDILMKSIELAGYKPGEQVALALDVAANEFYKDSQYVYDGKPQSPADFITYLGELVASYPIVSIEDGLYEDDWESWQALTAQLGSKVQLVGDDLFVTNRDRLQKGIENGSANAILIKLNQIGSLTETLETIALATRHSYRCVISHRSGETEDTTIADLAVATRAGQIKTGSLCRSERVAKYNRLLRIEDELGDQAVYAGMVGLGPR; encoded by the coding sequence ATGGATACGGCGATCGCTGCCATTCGGGCCCGGGAAATTCTAGACTCTCGCGGTCGTCCCACCGTGGAAGCAGAAGTAGAACTAGATTGCGGCATCGTGGGGTTAGCCCAAGTTCCTAGTGGGGCCTCCACCGGCAGTTTTGAAGCCCATGAACTCCGGGATGGGGATCCCAGTCGCTACGGCGGTAAGGGGGTCTTAAAAGCTGTGGACAATATCAATACCCTAATTGCCCAACAGCTTTTAGATTTTAATTCCTATGACCAGATTGCCCTGGATCAGATCATGATCGAATTGGATGGCTCCGCTAATAAATCTGTTCTCGGGGCAAATGCAATCCTGGCCGTGTCCTTGGCCGCTGCAAAGGCCTGCGCTGAGGCCCTGGGTTTGCCCCTCTATCGTTACTTGGGGGGCCCCTTAGCCAATGTCTTGCCAGTGCCGATGATGAATGTGATTAATGGTGGTGCCCACGCGGCCAACAATATCGATTTTCAAGAGTTTATGGTCATGCCCGTTGGTGCCAGTACGTTCCAAGAGGCCCTGCGTTGGGGTGCGGAAATTTTTGCGGCATTGAGTCAGGTTCTCAAGGATCAGGGCTTACTGACGGGGGTGGGGGATGAAGGTGGATTTGCCCCCAATTTACCCTCGAATCAGGCGGCCCTAGATATTCTAATGAAATCCATTGAATTAGCAGGTTACAAACCAGGGGAACAGGTGGCCCTTGCCCTAGATGTGGCCGCCAATGAATTTTATAAAGATAGTCAATATGTTTATGATGGCAAACCCCAGAGTCCGGCAGACTTCATCACCTACCTAGGGGAATTGGTTGCCAGCTACCCGATTGTTTCCATTGAGGATGGCCTCTACGAAGATGACTGGGAGAGTTGGCAGGCCCTGACCGCTCAGCTAGGCAGTAAGGTGCAGTTGGTGGGGGATGATTTGTTTGTCACCAATCGCGATCGCCTGCAAAAGGGTATCGAGAACGGATCTGCCAATGCCATTCTCATTAAGCTCAATCAAATTGGTTCCCTCACCGAAACCCTGGAAACCATTGCCCTAGCAACTCGCCATAGCTATCGTTGCGTCATTAGTCACCGTTCTGGGGAAACGGAGGACACAACCATTGCGGATCTGGCAGTGGCGACCCGGGCGGGGCAAATTAAAACGGGATCCCTTTGCCGTAGTGAGCGGGTGGCCAAATATAATCGTCTGCTACGCATTGAAGATGAACTTGGGGATCAGGCGGTTTATGCAGGTATGGTTGGCTTAGGCCCGCGTTAA
- a CDS encoding DUF6439 family protein has translation MTVPPSIPISVPTPSSLPASSSTTPEELAIALMNALTIDSQDWHRLKGNRRARALEQTAAALVYLLKDQPEEALLRLEQATGWLDRSIKAPPCPSHGHHEVAPD, from the coding sequence ATGACTGTCCCCCCTTCTATACCCATTTCAGTACCTACTCCATCATCCTTACCTGCTTCATCATCCACCACTCCCGAAGAACTGGCGATCGCCCTGATGAATGCCCTCACCATTGATTCCCAGGATTGGCACCGTCTCAAGGGGAATCGGCGGGCCCGGGCCCTAGAACAAACGGCAGCCGCCCTAGTTTACCTTCTGAAGGATCAACCGGAGGAAGCTCTGCTGCGGTTAGAACAGGCTACGGGCTGGCTGGATCGCTCCATTAAGGCTCCCCCCTGTCCCAGCCACGGCCATCATGAGGTGGCCCCAGATTAA
- the menB gene encoding 1,4-dihydroxy-2-naphthoyl-CoA synthase, which translates to MTAIVWNPQQDYQDILYHKAGGIAKITINRPHKRNAFRPETVMELCQAFLDARDDPKIGVILFTGAGPHTDGKYAFCSGGDQTVRGVGGYVDGAGVPRLNVLDLQRLIRTIPKVVIALVAGYAIGGGHVLHLVCDLTIAAENAIFGQTGPQVGSFDGGFGASYLARIVGQKKAREIWFLCRQYPANEALSMGLVNCVVPVENLEAEGVRWAEEILQKSPLAIRCLKSAFNADCDGQAGLQELAGNATLLYYLTQESAEGKQAFLEKRPPNFQQFPWLP; encoded by the coding sequence ATGACCGCCATTGTCTGGAACCCCCAGCAGGATTATCAAGATATTCTTTATCACAAGGCTGGGGGAATCGCCAAAATTACCATTAATCGGCCCCATAAACGGAATGCCTTTCGTCCCGAAACGGTGATGGAACTATGCCAGGCGTTTTTGGATGCCCGGGATGATCCGAAAATTGGCGTGATCCTATTCACGGGGGCCGGCCCCCACACCGATGGTAAGTATGCCTTTTGCTCTGGCGGAGATCAGACCGTGCGTGGGGTCGGCGGCTATGTGGATGGGGCCGGGGTTCCCCGTTTGAATGTGTTAGACCTGCAACGTTTAATTCGCACAATTCCCAAGGTGGTGATTGCCCTAGTGGCGGGCTATGCCATTGGTGGCGGCCATGTATTGCACCTAGTCTGTGATCTCACCATTGCCGCCGAAAATGCCATCTTTGGCCAGACGGGGCCCCAGGTGGGTAGTTTTGATGGTGGGTTTGGGGCGAGTTACCTGGCTCGAATTGTGGGGCAGAAAAAAGCGCGGGAAATTTGGTTTCTCTGTCGCCAGTATCCTGCCAATGAAGCCTTATCCATGGGATTAGTAAATTGTGTTGTCCCAGTAGAAAACCTAGAGGCGGAGGGGGTGCGCTGGGCCGAAGAGATTCTCCAAAAAAGTCCCTTAGCCATTCGTTGTCTGAAATCTGCCTTTAATGCGGACTGCGACGGTCAAGCGGGGCTACAAGAATTAGCAGGAAATGCCACACTCCTTTATTATTTAACCCAGGAAAGTGCCGAGGGCAAACAGGCCTTTCTGGAAAAGCGTCCCCCCAATTTTCAGCAATTTCCCTGGCTGCCCTAG